The Cryptomeria japonica chromosome 9, Sugi_1.0, whole genome shotgun sequence DNA segment gaacttttgcataagtttggcatggctgattgtaagcccctTGTACTCCTATGGAGAAAACTCTTAAGCTCTCTTCAGATGAcccttcagcattggttgatgcaactatcTACAGAAAACTTGTTGGttgtttgatttatgctacaactacccatccagatatttttcttttgttgttggggttctttcaaggtttatgcaacaacctagagaaactcattggttagctACCAAACGTATTCTTCACTATTTGCAAGGTACTCAACACTATGGGCTCAAATACTCCAAGACAAACCAATTTTCTTTGGTTGGCTATTCCGATTTCGATTATGCAGGTGATTCCACAGATGGAAAATCTACATCTGGGTATTTAATGTATCTTAGATATGTTGTCATCTCTTGGAGATCTAAAAAGCAATTTGTTCCAGCCGCCTCTTCTTCTGAAGTTGAATATATGGCCGACTTTGAAGCAACTCGGGAAATCTTATGGCTTCATAGAATTCTTGAATACTTGGAGACACCACATATTTCATCAACTCCACTCTTCATTGACAATCAATAtgctatcaaaatggctaaaaatctagtatttcatgatCACACCAAGCACATCAATACAAAGATTCATTTGATTCCACATCATGTGAAAGATGATAGTATATACCTTAAATATTGCCCCACTGCAGATCAACCAAtagatattcttaccaaggcttTGGGCAGAGAAAGTTTGAGAAGTTCAGAGAAATGCTCGGCTTAACCCTTTCAGATTAAGGGCTGGATGTTAATATCTCATcaggggtttagttttatttagattaatttttcattagtttatttgattaggttttttcgTTTTGGtagttttgtataacagtttacaactATTTTTGCGTCCTCTTTATAtatgcttgtttattttattttaaataacataGTTTTTATaggaatacaaattatattcagattgccattctttctggaattttatcatctgaatgtttatcatcgttataaacttttgttttatgtttttgcttAGAAGTATTTTCTTTAACACTTTCTATCTTAACCCATGATAGCTTGCATTTATGTGCttcatgacttccttttctaccatatcttttacaatataaatgttccctatcattttgattataatttttcctccattgacctctacctttgccgatatcattataacctcctcttgaagagctcttatttagagatttttcttggtgagcaaaacaaacattttcattagtattatctattttTCTTCCAAAAGTTTTTTCACATTCagccaacttttcaaccaataaatcaaaagtaatggttttcaattggttaCTTGCTTGAATGGACTCTAGATAAGTAGAATGTGTTGGAAGGAGTGTCTTAATAAAAGATGTGAGATAAATATCAACTTTCCCAATAGCAGCATTAACATCATGTTTTATGgctctaatttcagaagccaaactcataacatcaccattttttaattctagattgaacaattttaattgtaattgaaaaaattctaattctgaatgagaatcaaataaattttttaacttgtcaagggcttcccaagaaaatttgcatccttgtatatgacgatatacatctccattaactaaagctcttatcaaagccaaggcttttgaatttttataattccaaAATTCTTTTTCTTTAACATTTGTTGGTTCTATAGGTTGGGTATCTCCATCACATATTTtataccataaatcattaaaaattaatgtattttccatttttctatgccattccaaccAAGTATCTTTTCCGGTTAATATTTTCCCAATCAATGAAATAATAGACTATattgtaaattgaaaataaatgtatatagaatttgaacagtttgcaaatttataggattgctcaaaatctcttgccaaactttaccaaatataacaagatattaaattcttgtaaaaataaataaattgatttcaccTTAATCAATTTTTGTTTCTGTATTTTGATTCTGTAGAAAGCTGCAATCTTCAGATGCTTCACATAAAAATATACTCCaaactccaaagctctgataccactgataacCCAAGCAAAGaataacaatctggaatctctgttagcagatagaaaaaaaatggaaagaatggcaatctgaatataatttgtattcctGTAAAAACTGagttattcaaaataaaataaacaagcagatacaaagaagaggcaaaaacaattgtaaactgttatacaaaactgtcggaatagaaaaacctaataaaataaactaatgaaaaattaatctaaataaaactaaacccctgATGATATATTAACATTCAACTAATTATTCAATAGCTGAAGGCTGTCGTTCATCATGCACATCTTCAAATTTCATGAAATTTACATTTGACTGCAAATCACCTGAAAGCGAATCGAAATCACTGGGGCGTATATAGAGGGGAGGAGGAGTGGGAGTCGCAAGAGAGTATACCAGTACTCTGTCTATGCGTTTTACAACCTCTTTATTCCTCCTTACCCACCAGTAAGAAGGGATGTTCAGCTTTTCGATCAACAAGTCAGAGTTCTTGTTCACCAGAGCTGGATCTCTCCTAGATGGTTTGAAAGGGAGTTTGTTGTTCCCTTGAAACCCATCAAGCAAGTGGAGATAaatgttgggaatgtgaagcccaacagaCACATGACTGTTCGACTTCTCCAGACTCTTCAATTCCtatctgatatgtttatataatggctgtgtgcagcccatgtataTTGAGATTGATTAATAGAAGtgattccctgctttgagtgtggatgtaggcaaatttgccAAACCACGATAAATCATGCGTTGTCTTTTCTTATTGCTTTATTCTATTTCTGTTATCATTTTCTCCGCTCattctaatctttacaattggtatcaaagccatgttggcttgagcagagatggaggaaaaaggagaaggtaaaacttataacttctatggcagttttacgttccatgtaaaactatgcttcaagcgTCGCATACATTGGTGGGATAGCTGGAAGAAAGAGCGGGACTCAGTTGAAGAGGAGAAACCAGCAAAAgaaaaggatgttgggattcttatttgctctcccCTCGAGCCCgccttggcacttattggccaaactgttaatggtcAGCAAGTTATTGGcattcgtgtggtgaaggttgaacgccATGATAGTCCCTATATAGACACTGGAATTTCTGAGCAGAAAGATGCTGGAAAAgaggttgttgttgaagaggatgaactcaagagattgCGGGAGGAAAAGTGTATGTCGTTGGAGACCCAAGTTGAATCTGTTGTGGACTCCCAAgatgaggagggtgcagattggagtgaggtagcagaGCAGAGCTCTGCAGATCACATGGCCTTGGcaaaaataaagaggcactcccatGATGATGACAACCTTTGCACAATTAATTTCATAGAAGCCTATGAGCCTATGGACCTGgataaagaagttcaagataaaaaaaataattttctgGTTTGAAGCAGAAGCGTCCATTAACAGGAGCCAAGGACAATGGGTATTACACCAAATGTTTGAAGGCGTCACCAAGAGAGAAGGGAAATATGGTTCACCAACCTGATTGGATGGATATTGATGATTGTGTTGATGAGGATTATGAGCAGAATAACGAGAAGCCTTTGCACGTTTTTGTGACAGATTCGAAGGAGTCTGAGAAGCACATCCTTCATGAATTTCTTGAGCACTGGGAAGCAGACATGTCTAGTAGTTTTCCAGCGATGCTAAGGGACGCACAAGCTTTGGAGCTTGAGAAGGTTTAGGGCAAAACTCTCCCCTTGCTCGACACCAAGAACTACATGCACGAAAGATTGTTTATCCCCGATTCCTTGGTGAAAAATGTGTCAGTTTCTACACAGACAATTTTGTGGATCATGGAGCGGATGCTGGCAAATTGTCAAATGCCGATGGTGAAGGATGACGAGCTGATGGCAGGGTATATAATCCCTGGGCAGTTCGTGGAGAATAGGATTGAAGTAGAGGAGCTAGAAGCTATGAATCCTTACATCGTTGGAAATGGTGGCCCTTTGATAGTTCAACACATATGTTGTGTGCAGGGACTAGGGAATTTTATTGTTGAGAATCTGAGGACTGAGAACAGACTAATTTTATTTATTGGCTCCCAAATGGACATCGTGCATGTTAACCCTGAGGATTGGGAATTTGATTCATTCCACTTAACATTGACGGTGAGAAGCTGCAGGGTCGTGGCACAACTGACTATTTGGGACACATTGCATTAATCACAAAGTTCCTTGGCATTTTGTTTGATCCTTTGGGTAGTCTTTTTATTTTTGACGTTAAACACAAGTTTTCAGATTCAATGGTTTTGGCAGCAAGGTCATGGGAAGCAGTATTAGGAGATGAGGTTAATAGCAACTGTTTACGCTTCAGGAGGCCCAAACCAGATTTGAATGTAACGGTTTTGTCGTTTGTTGATACCAGTATCCAAGCAATTCTAAATCTCCTGCCGAATGGTTTCGCTTTGCAGAAAATGAAACAACTTCTTTACATCGGGCTTCTCTGTTCTGCCCGGCCATTAGGGAAGTGGATAATTCAGGCCCTGACCGGTGATGTTGCCCATTTGGATAACAAACACTCTAATGTTGACGGAGAGCTGGAACAGGTGAAGCCGTCACTTAATCAGTACAATGATTTGGTGAAGTTGGTGCCTACAGGGTTTCATTTTGGAGTTTCTATTTTCGACCATGACATCTCCATTAACTGGAGCTCTTGACGGAGAGTATTATGAATCTATCGAAAGTGGTGTTTTTGGTTATGAATTTATGGGTATGTTTGTGCCTGCGAAAGTAGTAAGGCAAGATGTTCGGCTGTTAGATTTTGGGGAGTCTAATATGATTTGGAGAACGTGTATCCGCAGTGTACGTGAGCAAGAGTTCATAAGGTTAAAATCTAGCAGGTTGGTTGTAATGTGATTTTTTAAAATGGAAGTAGAGATGTTCTGCATGGCTGCACCGGTTGGTcttcatgggggagattgttgggaatgtgaagcccaacggaCACATGACTGTTCGACTTCTCCAGACTCTTCAATTCatatctgatatgtttatataatggctgtgtgcagcccatgtataTTGAGATTGATTAATAGAAGtgattccctgctttgagtgtggatatAGGCAAATTTGCCGAACCACAATAAATCGTGTGTTGTCTTTACTTATTGCTTTATTCTATTTCTATTATCATATTTTTATCTGCTCATTCTAATCTTTAGAATAAACCTCTAAATTGTGGAAGCTGGCTGGACTATACGATTTCTTCAACACTGGAGATTTGCTACTGTCCAAAGTAATGGAGACTCCCACATTAACATATGTCCATGGAAGCCAGTGCAGAGATCTAGTGAGCCATCCCATGTTCTCGTTGATAAAAACTCCAGGAACTTTGGGAATCAAGTCCCATGTATTTACAAACCGCAGCACTTTAACTCCGATCTCCTCCAGATATTGGGAAAATGCTAAATTTCCTACACGTGGAGAAGCAAAGGCAAAAACTGTGACAGGTACTGATTTTGTAGCATTTTCTTCCATTACAATTTGTTTCATAGCATATGCACTTATAGTTGCCAGTGCAGGTCCCAAGCTGTGTCCAGTGAACGTAATGCTcacatcttcttcatctttgtactcAGTCAACAACCTTACTATTTCCTCTACCACAATATCTTTTGCGCTCAACCCGCCGCTCAGAGAGTCTCCATTTACCGAGGTATAACAGCTTAGAAATCCCTTCTCTATTTGAACACCTGGTTTGATAGTTGTTTGTATGCTGGGACATTCAGTACACTGAGATAAGGTCGCAGGAACTAAAATATCCCTCAGATTTTGCATCCATACTTGTGGTGTTTCAGTTCCCCTCCATGCAACAACTATATCTCGTCTTCCCAATCTCTTTATCTTCTTTGGGTCTGTGCAAACAGCAATATATGCCATCCATGAACCGCTATCCCCTGATCTCGGCCTGAGAGACGACTTAGCACGGCAGTATTAGCGTGAATATATCTGGTTACTTGATACCCACGCCCAACTCCAAGCAATTCCAATCTATGCCCCAGTGAACTTTTGCTCCGTTTAGAATTCCCATaatatttggaagaagaagtattgTCGAATGAATCATAGCACTGCTATGCAAAATCACCATATCTGAGTATCTCCGCTTTGAGAAGTGGGTTAGTGGGATCAAGCATGCCCTGAATAAATCTCCAAATATCTCCAATCTGGGCGTTACTTGTGTGCTTTCCATTTCCTTTTACTAGATCAGTTGTTAGAGGGCCACGGCCAATAACTAATGGAGATATTGCCATAGATTTTCTATACAACTTATAATTTACCAATAAATTCAAAGCTCCTGAGGGGAAACAGAATATATCCTTAAATCATTCGCACTATAAAACATAATTTAAAGTTTGTAATAATAGCCGAATGATAGAAATACACTATAGGATGATGAATATATGTAACAATATGTCAGCGCACCCTGCCATTCCAAACGAACATTCCTGATGTCAGTCTTCAAAGTCCACCTCCTCGTGTCTTCACAGCACCGGAGTCGAACACGCGGTTTATCTTGCAAGACTACGTAGAATTATTAGTTTACTTACTATTCTTTTAAAACTGTGCAGGATGAAACTCCCCAGACAATAATAGAAAGCCAATGGATTCAAACCTTCTTTTCGTACAAAACTAATAACAAATTGACGGTAGCTTCTAAGGTCAATGAACAATCGAGCTGGATTTATATTTTTAATGATGAATAGTACACAATTTgtataaaaattatataaaaacaaATTATTGTAGAAGTTGATGTAAAGCATAGCATATGGTAATACAGTCAAATTAACCCTAACACGTCGAGCTTCGGGTCGTAAGGTGATTGGTATGTTCATGATAATATAATTATTTGTCTTTCTCTTCTTAATCAATCTGAGTCGTGGATAAAATAAATGGCAAGTTCTGATTAGGGATATTTCTCAGTAACGTGTTAGCCAAGGATGCCATAAATTACTCCGAGAAGTAGAAAATTGACCATGTGGGGGAGACCAGCCATAACATGTATGCTAAGAGACTTGTGGGAGCCATGTTTAGAATGGACATTATGGAAATAACCATGAAGGAGCCCACGTGAAGTGGACACATGTATGCTTCAACGAAAAGCGAGCTCATTAGGAATTATATACGTAAACATTGatccaaagttcaacaagattctacaagtaaataaattttatgttatttttatcaTTTGGACATAATATATAATTTAggagtgatgccctcctaaatggcacaagattagtctatgatcaaataacacaaaaacacacaaaacattagtgttagtcaatcgaaaactaatctaaaaaggcataccaaaagagagactacaaggAGCATTTAGGTTCATAGGTGATCCTCTATTGCTCAAAACAAAAGTTAGGATTCTTTTCTATTACAACACAATTTCATTTCAGTGTTGGGTTGTCTTTGGGTTTTCAATTAGTTTTTGTTATTCTATTTTTGGAGAAAATTCTCTagattaaattattcaattaaagaGTCTATCTTATAGGTTATAAAAATGGCTATCTCTAGTTTCGATTTGGTAGAAATTGAACCAAATCTGGCTATGCTATAGTTGATTAGAAGTTTAGCCTCTCTTGGGATCAAGTCAAAGGTATAGCTTGTTCTAGGAACCCTCATAATAGTTGATAAGTTTCAATTCTTGTAGAAGAGCCAAAAAGGTAAATATAGtttcaaatttggtgaaaattgGATGAAATTTTGCTTAGTCATTGGTAGTCAAATCACGGGTTAGTTGATAGAATTATCAAAACCATTGATAGTTgtagttttaaattttgaaaaaaagtaGAAAAGAATGTGCATTCCTATGGAGGCTTCAGACCCCCATAAAAAAAGGATAAGTATCCAGGTTCCTAATGAGAGATAAAATATTGATAAATGAGGATAACCATTAGAGCAATGGATGAGGATTGAAACCTTGACatagaaaaaatagaaaacaagaatATTTTTGTTCCAATTCTCACCATCAGGTCTGACAACAACGAAGTAGAAAAATTATTTAAGATTTGAATTGGTTTGAAAAAGGGGTTAGAACCCCTTGACAGTTCTTGTTCTCTGTCAAATTTTCAATAATTTCTTCAACAATCAATTTTATTCATAGTTTGTAGTGGAGCTAGAACTATCAATAAAGGAAATGGTGGACAATTCCTAGAGGAGAAGGAATATCTATTAAAGGAGTTACACTCTAGATGGTGTTTGTTTATAGATTTTGTCACCTCGCTTTGTATTCTAATGCCTGAACAAGTAACAAACTACTTCAAATAGTTGAGATAGGTGCGATGTCTTTCTACACCTACTCTCTACCTCTTTTACAAGGTGCAAATACCCTCTAATATTTTCAATGAATTATAAATGTGGATGCTTTTGACCAGAAAGCAATTAAAGCCaaagcttttaaccaaaaagaTTTTAAAGGCAtaaaaataaactattttaaaGAAATAAACAAAGAACCTTCCAATCGATTGTCACTCATGCACCAAATTGCAAGGGGGATTTGAAAAGGTAGTACAagaactttaaaatcaaaatattactGTCATTCAATATCTATGCAAAGATAAACACTTCATGACAATAAAAGAAATAAGGATAAATTAATTACTCTAATATTCCATCATAGAAAGTAGAAACAGAGATGCATTCAATATACAAAGAATGAATTTTCATCCACCATAGAAAATAGAAACAGAGATGCATTAAATATACAAAGAATGAATTTTCATCCACCATACCACAAACTCTATTAATTTTTGAAAAACTGTTGTAGGGATTTCTGTTTCAAAAATATCAAAGATAACTCATCAAAACATGTAAAACAGTGTCTTTTCTCCTAAaaaacaacacaaagtttgcattcCTAAAGAAAAGATCTATTCAAATTAGCTTCCCAAAATATATATAGCTAACCCAtacatttcaatttttaaaagataACGGCTTCTTGAAGACAGTTAATTTAAAACGCgtctttaaaataataaaaatgaaatggaCCTCCAAACCCAATAGTTTTTTAGCAAGAGAATAAAATATTGAAAGAGCATTAATCCTATCAAAACACATCACCACACTCTAGTTCGCCAAACAGCTCCACATCACAATATGATGTCGATTCATCATCGTCTGGACCTTATGCCTGATTGATCAATTCTatcaatatcttcatcttctttgCCTATTCCATGTACGCTTGGAGCACTGGAGACATCTCACTCTTATTAGGAGTAGCCAGTCATGTCAGCTAGGATCTTTTGCCAATGAATCCCTTGGTCGGCCTCAACTATCTACTGTTGTAAATTATTGATGTTATGTCTCATGCTTGGAATGAGGGTAAAAGTATCCTTGTATATTTAAATCAGACATAAAAcacaaattcaatttaacacaaaAAACTTTTTATTCATTCAATATCTATCATATCATGATTTACTTATAAATAGAGGTTACATTTTTATCTACCTAAACAATACATGAAGATAGTATTTTATAGAGGTTGCAACTCTAAAAATACAATACTTCACTACATCACCAATAAAGAAACTTCTAAAATATGGTAATTGTCATCTATGAAACTTTACCAAAGCCACTATAAACTGATTTAGAATCTTTACTTAAAAACTCCAATAGCATTCTTGAAAATTACCAATTCCATTTCTAGTTACATGCTTGCATCACTATCAAAAAAGGACTATCAAAAAATCCTTTATCTTTTCCAAAGATTGCATCCCAAATTTTGCTGGTGAAAATTCATCTTCTATGTTCTTCCTCTGGTCTTCATGGATTTCTTCTACCAATAACTACTCCCGCCCACCTCCTTTTAAAATGTTGAAGCCCAAAGTGTTGAAATCTGTGTGAAGGGTCCTAACAGTTGATAAATGTTCGGTAATGGCCGCCACGAACTTTGTTTGGAGCTACTTTAGCACAAACAATTTCCACTTGATCATTTCTTTCCAATCGGTTGCCTTATTTTCTGTGCGATCTTTAAATAAATTGTGGAAGCTGGCTGGATAATAGGATTTTTTCAACACTGGAGATCTTCTACTGTCCAAAGTAATGGGGACTCCCACATGAACATATGTCCATGGAAGCCAATGCAGAAACTGGTGAGCCATCCCATGTTCTCATTGGTAAAAACTCTAGGAACTTTGGGAACGAGGTCCCATGTATTTACCAACCGCAACACTTTAACACCGATCTCCTCCAAATGTTGGGAAAATTTTAGATTTTCTGTAGGTGGAGAAGCAAAGGCAAAGACTATGACAGGTATTGATTTTCTAGCATTTTCTTCCATTATAATTTGTTTCATAGCATATGCACTTACAGTTGCCTTTGCAGCTCCCAAGCTATGTCCAGTGAATTGTAGAATCTAAAATTTCACCTTCTTAAAGACAACTGTTAAACATAAATATTTATGTCAGAGTAAACAATTCATAGGCAAACCATACAATTAGAAACATCCAAATTGAACCCAGAATTTACACAGACTGTGTTTTTTTTTTGCAACTCAAAAGAATTACAAAGAGGCTAGTTATTTAAAGAGTTCATAGTCTTACAAATACTTACACCAAAGAAACTCTATTAAGACAACTCTAAACTTAGACCGCAGTTCATCAAATACTATGCATTACAAACTAAATGGATTTCTACAGTGGAACTAGAGTTAGTTGTCCTACGAAAGAGGATGCATATCCTATTTTACTTGCATTGATCAATTAAAAGAATGCATGCTAATTTCAAACAAACTTCAACACTAAACATAGGAGATTATTTCATAGCTAACGGTCCTAAATAAAGAACTGAGGATAACTTTCTTGTGCTATGGTCTGCGATGGTGAATTACAGTGCATGGATGTTTTAAAGGGTGGATCCTAAGAATAGTAATGCACGatctgcatggagctgcatgcatGAGCAACATAATCTATCTTCATAATCCCCCTTGATGCTaagagggctcacaatcttatctcaTAGTGCTGAAAACTGACATTTGCAACCGCCTTAGTGAATATATCCTCTAGCTGATCTTGGGTGTTGATAtgcttcaattcaacatccttcttatgcaccaaatctcgtatgaagtgatatttcatatcaaaattcTTTGTTCTGCTGTGATGAACTAGATTGTTAGCTAACTTGATGACaatcacattgtcacaataaattactgtaagctgaatttgtttttctccaatttcttctagaacatttctgagccaaagagcttgtgtacctgctgaggtaattgcaacatactgcacttctgtagatgagagggcaacatcACTTTGTTTTTTTGAGCTCCAAGTAATTAAtctagaaccaaaagagaaacaattTCCAGATATAGATTtatggtcatccatactacctccccaatatgaatcactaaagcctacaagattgaacttttcagaagagtagtaatgaataccaaaatttaaattccctttcacatacctcaaaatcctcttggctgccttcatatgtattttagatggatttgtcatataccttgaaacaagtgaaactgaatatgcaATATAATGCTTTGTGTGGGtaagaaacatcaagctccccacaatacttctgtaagctgtctcatcaactaaatcagcaccatcatttctacataagacaactccatgagaacttggagtggagacagggttacaatcagtcatatcaaaTTTATTCAGCATATCCTATGCATACTtcgtttgacaaatgaaaatctcatccttactttgataaacctccattcctagaaaatatttcatcagaccaagatctttcatctcaaatttttTCATCATAGcaactttgaattcatctttcattttagaactactacccatatacaaaagatcatcaacatataaacttatgatgagaatatcagtaccttcttgtttgtagtaaagggtaggatcactcttacttctttcGAAGCCATTCTCTTGAAAGTATCTATCAATCCtgacataccatgctcttggttcttgcttgagaccatagaaagtcttCTTCAACCTATagacatgattctcttttccttccactttAAAACCTTGTGGCTACTCCACATATAATTCCTCTtgtaagtacccattcaagaagacacttttcacatccatatgatgtatgctccacttcttctgagatgctaatgaaatcaacattctaattatctcttgtcttgctactgatgcaaatgtctcttcataattaATTCCATGTGAAGCTTTTAGCAACTAATCTTGTCTTGTGTCTTTGAACACTCTcatcactgttaaacttggtcttgtagacacATTTGGTGCTAATCTTTTTCTTGTCATGCGAGAGCTCTATTAATTCCTAAGTATCATTCCTGTGAATGGACTCCATCTCGTCTTGCATTGTTTGCACCAAAACCTTATTAGAACaagcatcttcaaaacatgatggttcagaatcagccttggctaataaagcaaaattcactatcTCACCTATTGGATTTTCTTCATGTATCTGATTTCCACTCctttggtagatatcactcaatctccttaccttccttgtagaacctggagaagaagctggacttgaacttggtactaaagaaattgatgaagggttgcttagtggagttaaaccactagataCAGAAACATTAATTGGctactcatgatcaatatcagGAATTATATCATCATTCAGAATTGATTTTGGCTCTTC contains these protein-coding regions:
- the LOC131067740 gene encoding phospholipase A1-Igamma2, chloroplastic-like, translating into MAYIAVCTDPKKIKRLGRRDIVVAWRGTETPQVWMQNLRDILVPATLSQCTECPSIQTTIKPGVQIEKGFLSCYTSVNGDSLSGGLSAKDIVVEEIVRLLTEYKDEEDVSITFTGHSLGPALATISAYAMKQIVMEENATKSVPVTVFAFASPRVGNLAFSQYLEEIGVKVLRFVNTWDLIPKVPGVFINENMGWLTRSLHWLPWTYVNVGVSITLDSSKSPVLKKSYSPASFHNLEVYSKD